The following proteins are co-located in the Mycosarcoma maydis chromosome 11, whole genome shotgun sequence genome:
- a CDS encoding putative histone H3 has translation MARTKQTARKSTGGKAPRKQLATKAARKSAPAAGGVKKPHRYKPGTVALREIRRYQKSTELLIRKLPFQRLVREIAQDFKTDLRFQSSAIGALQEAAEAYLVSLFEDTNLAAIHAKRVTIQPKDIALARRLRGERS, from the exons ATGGCTCGTACTAAGCAGACAGCCCGAAAGTCCACTGGTGGTAAAGCACCCCGTAAGCAGCTTGCCACCAAAGCCGCCCGTAAATCGGCCCCCGCTGCCGGTGGTGTCAAGAAGCCACACCGTTACAAGCCTGGTACCGTCGCTCTTCGTGAGATTCGTCGCTACCAGAAGTCGACTGAGCTGCTCATCCGAAAACTCCCCTTCCAGCGTCTCGTTCGTGAGATTGCTCAAGACTTTAAGACTGATCTCCGATTCCAGTCGTCCGCCATTGGCGCTCTTCAGGAGGCTGCCGAG GCTTACCTGGTCTCCCTGTTCGAGGACACCAACTTGGCCGCCATTCATGCCAAGCGTGTGACCATCCAGCCCAAGGATATCGCGCTTGCCCGCCGTCTGCGTGGCGAGCGTTCCTAA